From the Pseudomonas putida genome, one window contains:
- a CDS encoding class I SAM-dependent methyltransferase, translated as MEEQGTGIRVEALSAEFEAQAAAWAERLALPLQDDAAGFAVQVGVDGLQIQQLGPQAPGPVRVDFVEGQAAHRRQFGGGNGQMIAKAVGIAQGVRPQVLDATAGLGKDAFVLASLGCQMTLIERQPLIAALLEDGLTRARLDEEVGPIVGRMRLLTGNAIERMRSWEGEPPQVIYLDPMFPHRDKSALVKKEMRVFRPLVGDDLDAPALLEAALELASHRVVVKRPRKAPIIDGPKPGHSLEGKSSRYDIYPKKALKA; from the coding sequence ATGGAAGAGCAGGGCACAGGTATCCGGGTCGAGGCGCTGTCGGCTGAATTCGAGGCGCAGGCCGCCGCATGGGCCGAGCGCCTGGCGCTGCCGCTGCAGGACGATGCTGCCGGGTTTGCCGTGCAGGTGGGCGTTGATGGCTTGCAGATCCAGCAGCTGGGCCCGCAGGCACCGGGGCCGGTGCGCGTGGACTTCGTCGAAGGCCAGGCCGCACACCGGCGCCAGTTTGGCGGTGGCAACGGGCAGATGATTGCCAAGGCGGTGGGCATCGCCCAAGGCGTGCGGCCGCAGGTGCTGGATGCCACGGCAGGTCTTGGCAAGGATGCGTTCGTGCTGGCCAGTCTGGGCTGCCAGATGACATTGATCGAACGCCAGCCGCTGATTGCCGCGTTGCTGGAAGATGGCCTGACGCGCGCCCGGCTGGATGAAGAGGTGGGGCCCATTGTCGGGCGCATGCGCCTGCTGACCGGAAATGCCATCGAGCGTATGCGCAGTTGGGAAGGCGAGCCGCCGCAGGTGATCTACCTCGACCCGATGTTCCCGCACCGTGACAAGAGCGCCTTGGTGAAGAAGGAAATGCGCGTGTTCCGGCCGCTGGTTGGCGATGATCTGGATGCGCCGGCATTACTCGAAGCCGCCTTGGAGCTGGCCAGTCACCGGGTCGTGGTGAAGCGCCCGCGCAAGGCACCGATCATTGATGGGCCGAAGCCTGGTCATAGCCTGGAAGGTAAGTCGAGCCGGTATGACATCTATCCGAAGAAAGCCCTGAAGGCTTGA
- a CDS encoding efflux RND transporter periplasmic adaptor subunit produces MLRHALSLALPAAAALLLAACGQEAAAPAAPRPALVVQPQPAEAAADSYPGEVRARFEPELAFRIGGKVSKRLVEEGQRVKAEQPLAELDPQDVRLQLEANRAQLAAAEANLSLVRTERDRYQKLLDRQMVSHSQYDNAENLYRAGLARLKQAKAEFDVAGNQADYAVLRAPQAGVIAKRQVEVGQVVAAGQTVFTLAADGEREVAIGLPEQQFARFAVGQDVSVELWSHPNERFQGRIRELSPAADPRSRTFAARIAFTSAKVPAELGQSARVFIAHDGVIPLAVPLSAVTAENGQAYVWRVNKDSRLERAVVRLGPYGSETVPVLEGLAPGDWVVAAGGHVLREGQEVRPVDRTNRVVNLTAKE; encoded by the coding sequence ATGTTGCGCCATGCCTTGTCCCTCGCTCTGCCCGCTGCTGCCGCGCTGTTGCTGGCCGCCTGCGGCCAGGAAGCCGCGGCCCCTGCCGCACCACGCCCGGCCCTGGTGGTGCAGCCACAGCCGGCCGAAGCCGCTGCCGACAGTTACCCCGGCGAAGTGCGCGCGCGCTTCGAACCTGAATTGGCCTTCCGCATTGGCGGCAAGGTCAGCAAGCGCCTGGTGGAGGAAGGGCAGCGGGTCAAGGCCGAGCAGCCGCTGGCCGAGCTTGACCCGCAGGACGTGCGCCTGCAGCTGGAAGCCAACCGCGCCCAGCTGGCGGCGGCCGAGGCCAACCTGTCGCTGGTGCGCACCGAGCGCGATCGCTATCAGAAGCTGCTGGATCGGCAGATGGTCAGCCACTCCCAGTACGACAACGCGGAAAACCTCTACCGCGCAGGCCTCGCCCGCCTGAAGCAGGCCAAGGCCGAGTTCGACGTGGCCGGCAACCAAGCCGACTACGCCGTGTTGCGTGCGCCGCAGGCAGGCGTCATTGCCAAACGTCAGGTTGAAGTCGGCCAGGTGGTCGCCGCCGGGCAAACCGTGTTCACACTCGCCGCCGACGGTGAGCGTGAAGTGGCCATCGGCCTGCCGGAACAGCAGTTCGCACGCTTTGCCGTGGGCCAGGATGTCAGCGTCGAATTGTGGTCGCATCCCAACGAGCGCTTCCAAGGGCGCATTCGCGAATTGTCGCCAGCGGCCGACCCGCGCTCACGCACGTTCGCCGCACGCATTGCCTTCACCTCGGCCAAGGTGCCTGCCGAACTGGGGCAGAGCGCACGGGTGTTCATCGCCCATGACGGGGTGATTCCGCTGGCGGTGCCGTTGTCGGCAGTGACTGCGGAAAACGGCCAGGCCTATGTCTGGCGGGTTAACAAGGACAGCCGCCTGGAGCGCGCCGTGGTGCGCCTGGGGCCTTATGGCAGCGAAACCGTGCCAGTGCTCGAAGGCTTGGCGCCGGGCGATTGGGTAGTCGCTGCCGGGGGCCACGTTCTGCGCGAGGGGCAGGAGGTGCGGCCGGTAGATCGCACCAACCGCGTTGTGAACCTGACGGCCAAGGAGTAA
- a CDS encoding energy transducer TonB has translation MTDTLPIGLTYLSPVGNYGRQNTQALGGVSHLWQDFFARAMAEQQAEEPDSVSQAMVQYDQDSGEPIGGAKALAMIETQRACPVQDTIVAPPEPLFLPKAELEANLLEPAPEPFSVAEMIQQQRQLDISNNWLRPVVMSQGHPLAEPGPGPSPRPLHLPIAEFEMDLLDPAPEPYDEATMAKQQNDLEFDMHWARPVVLNNIRVHA, from the coding sequence ATGACAGATACTCTTCCCATCGGTTTGACCTACTTGTCGCCTGTCGGCAACTACGGTCGGCAGAATACCCAGGCACTCGGGGGCGTCAGCCACCTGTGGCAGGATTTCTTTGCCCGCGCGATGGCCGAGCAGCAAGCAGAAGAGCCGGACAGCGTCAGCCAGGCGATGGTGCAGTACGATCAGGACAGCGGCGAGCCGATTGGCGGGGCCAAGGCCCTGGCCATGATCGAAACCCAGCGCGCCTGCCCGGTGCAGGACACCATCGTCGCACCGCCCGAGCCCCTGTTCCTGCCCAAGGCGGAACTTGAGGCCAACCTGCTGGAACCGGCGCCAGAGCCGTTCAGCGTCGCCGAAATGATCCAGCAGCAGCGCCAGCTCGACATCAGCAACAACTGGCTACGCCCGGTCGTGATGAGCCAGGGCCATCCACTCGCCGAGCCAGGCCCAGGCCCGTCCCCGCGTCCGCTGCACCTGCCGATTGCCGAATTCGAGATGGACCTGCTCGACCCCGCGCCGGAGCCATACGACGAGGCGACCATGGCCAAGCAGCAGAACGACCTTGAATTCGACATGCACTGGGCACGCCCGGTGGTGCTGAACAACATTCGCGTGCACGCCTGA
- a CDS encoding extensin family protein, which produces MRTLMLLCGLLIMAGFAWQLGWRLPDAWNPWAVLDVRQPPNWLTSYKLSRLRNDPGLCRQTLETSGLRYRAQADSPASARCPLQNVWRIEQGKVRLSSSFLASCPLAVAYALFEQHGLQPAAQRVFGQSVVQVDHLGSFACRNVYNRKEGRLSQHATANALDISGFRLQGGQRIVLARDWQAGGQKGEFLRQVRQAACDSFSTVLGPDYNAAHHNHFHLDMGRWQVCR; this is translated from the coding sequence ATGCGCACGCTGATGCTGCTGTGTGGCCTGCTGATCATGGCAGGCTTTGCGTGGCAGCTCGGTTGGCGTCTGCCGGATGCGTGGAACCCGTGGGCGGTGCTGGATGTGCGTCAGCCGCCAAACTGGCTGACGAGCTACAAACTGTCGCGGCTGCGCAATGACCCTGGTTTGTGCCGCCAGACGCTGGAGACTTCCGGCCTGCGTTACCGGGCGCAAGCCGACAGCCCGGCATCAGCCAGATGCCCGTTGCAAAACGTGTGGCGCATCGAGCAAGGGAAGGTACGTTTGAGCAGCAGTTTCCTGGCCAGTTGCCCCTTGGCAGTTGCCTATGCGTTATTCGAGCAGCATGGGCTGCAGCCTGCGGCGCAGCGGGTGTTTGGCCAGTCTGTGGTGCAGGTGGACCACTTGGGCAGCTTTGCCTGCCGCAATGTCTACAACCGCAAGGAGGGGCGTCTGAGCCAGCACGCCACCGCCAACGCGCTGGATATCAGCGGCTTTCGCCTGCAAGGCGGTCAGCGCATCGTGCTGGCGCGTGACTGGCAGGCGGGTGGGCAGAAGGGCGAGTTTCTAAGGCAGGTGCGGCAAGCAGCCTGTGACAGCTTCAGCACCGTGCTGGGGCCAGACTACAACGCTGCTCACCATAATCACTTTCACCTGGACATGGGGCGCTGGCAGGTCTGCCGCTGA
- a CDS encoding efflux RND transporter permease subunit, with amino-acid sequence MGFNLSAWALRNRQIVLFLMILLAAIGAMSYTKLGQSEDPPFTFKAMVIRTLWPGATAEEVSRQVTERIEKKLMETGEYEKIVSFSRPGESQVTFMARDSLHSKDIPELWYQIRKKVADIRHTLPPEIQGPFFNDEFGTTFGNIYALTGAGFDYAVLKDYADRIQIQLQRVKDVGKVELIGLQDEKIWIELSNLKLATLGVPLEAVQQALREQNSVSTAGFFETPSERLQLRVSGRFDSVDEIRQFPIRVGDRTFRIGDVADVHRGFNDPPAPRMRFMGEDAIGLAVSMKDGGDILVLGKALEGEFERLARNLPAGMELRKVSDQPAAVKAGVGEFVQVLVEALVIVLLVSFFSLGLRTGLVVALAIPLVLAMTFASMHYFGIGLHKISLGALVLALGLLVDDAIIAVEMMAIKMEQGYDRLKAASYAWTSTAFPMLTGTLITAAGFLPIATAASSTGEYTRSIFQVVTIALLTSWVAAVVFVPYLGERLLPDLAKLHAARHGKDGHAPDPYGTPFYQRVRRVVEWCVRRRKTVILLTIAAFVGSILLFRFVPQQFFPASGRPELMVDLKLAEGASLANTAERVKQLEALLKQQDGIDNYVAYVGTGSPRFYLPLDQQLPAASFAQFVVLATSMEERERLRSWLISTVDQQFPDLRARVTRLENGPPVGYPVQFRVTGEHIEKARALAREVADKVRENPHVVNVHLDWEEPSKAVFLEIDQDRARALGVSTAQLSSFLQSSLTGTTVSQYREDNELIEILLRGTQQERGELGNLGSLALPTNNGQSVALSQVAMLEYGFEEGIIWHRNRLPTVTVRADIYDKEQPATLVKQILPTLQEIKAKLPDGYLLEVGGTVEDSERGQKSVNAGMPLFVVVVLSLLMIQLRSFSRTVMVFLTAPLGLIGVTLFLLVFRQPFGFVAMLGTIALAGMIMRNSVILVDQIEQDIASGLDRWQAIIEATVRRFRPIVLTALAAVLAMIPLSRSVFYGPMAVAIMGGLIVATALTLLFLPALYAAWFRVKQQ; translated from the coding sequence ATGGGTTTCAACCTTTCCGCATGGGCGCTGCGTAACCGCCAGATCGTGCTGTTCCTTATGATTCTGCTGGCTGCCATCGGCGCCATGTCCTACACCAAGTTGGGGCAGAGTGAAGACCCGCCGTTCACCTTCAAGGCCATGGTCATTCGAACCCTGTGGCCGGGGGCCACGGCCGAGGAAGTGTCGCGCCAGGTGACCGAGCGCATCGAGAAGAAGCTGATGGAGACCGGTGAGTACGAGAAGATCGTCTCGTTCTCGCGCCCGGGTGAGTCGCAGGTGACCTTCATGGCCCGCGACTCGCTGCACTCCAAGGACATTCCCGAGCTGTGGTACCAGATTCGCAAGAAAGTCGCGGACATCCGCCACACCTTGCCGCCGGAGATCCAGGGGCCGTTCTTCAACGACGAATTCGGTACCACCTTCGGCAACATCTATGCACTGACCGGCGCCGGCTTCGACTATGCGGTGCTCAAGGACTACGCCGACCGCATCCAGATCCAGCTGCAGCGGGTCAAGGACGTGGGCAAGGTCGAGCTGATCGGACTGCAGGACGAGAAGATCTGGATCGAGCTGTCCAACCTCAAGCTGGCTACCCTTGGCGTGCCGCTGGAGGCAGTGCAGCAGGCGTTGCGTGAGCAGAATTCGGTCAGCACCGCCGGCTTCTTCGAAACACCGAGCGAGCGCCTGCAGCTGCGGGTAAGTGGGCGCTTCGACAGCGTTGACGAGATCCGCCAGTTCCCGATCCGGGTGGGCGACCGCACCTTCCGCATCGGCGATGTGGCCGACGTGCACCGTGGTTTCAACGACCCGCCCGCACCGCGCATGCGCTTCATGGGTGAGGATGCCATCGGCCTGGCGGTGTCGATGAAGGATGGCGGCGACATCCTGGTACTCGGCAAAGCCTTGGAAGGCGAGTTCGAGCGCCTGGCGCGCAACCTGCCTGCCGGCATGGAACTGCGCAAGGTCTCTGACCAGCCGGCGGCGGTCAAGGCCGGGGTCGGCGAGTTCGTCCAGGTGCTGGTCGAGGCGCTGGTGATCGTGCTGCTGGTGAGCTTCTTCTCCCTCGGCCTGCGCACCGGCCTGGTGGTGGCGTTGGCCATCCCGTTGGTGCTGGCCATGACCTTCGCCAGCATGCATTACTTTGGTATCGGCCTGCACAAGATTTCGCTCGGCGCACTGGTGTTGGCGCTGGGCCTGCTGGTGGACGACGCGATCATTGCCGTGGAGATGATGGCGATCAAGATGGAGCAGGGCTACGATCGCCTCAAGGCCGCCAGCTACGCCTGGACCAGCACGGCGTTCCCGATGCTCACCGGTACGCTGATCACGGCGGCGGGCTTCCTGCCGATCGCCACCGCGGCCTCGAGCACCGGTGAATATACCCGCTCGATCTTCCAGGTGGTGACCATCGCGCTGCTGACCTCGTGGGTCGCCGCGGTGGTTTTCGTGCCTTACCTGGGCGAACGGCTGCTGCCGGACCTGGCCAAGCTGCATGCCGCCCGCCATGGCAAGGACGGGCATGCCCCTGACCCGTACGGCACGCCGTTCTACCAGCGCGTGCGGCGTGTGGTGGAGTGGTGCGTGCGGCGGCGCAAGACGGTGATCCTGCTGACCATTGCCGCCTTTGTCGGCAGCATCCTGCTGTTCCGTTTCGTGCCCCAGCAGTTCTTCCCTGCCTCGGGGCGCCCGGAGCTGATGGTCGACCTGAAGCTTGCCGAAGGCGCCTCGCTGGCCAATACCGCCGAGCGGGTCAAGCAACTGGAAGCGCTGCTCAAGCAGCAGGACGGCATCGACAACTACGTGGCCTACGTCGGTACTGGTTCGCCGCGCTTCTACCTGCCGTTGGACCAGCAGTTGCCGGCTGCCAGCTTCGCCCAGTTCGTGGTGCTGGCCACGTCGATGGAAGAACGCGAGCGCCTGCGCAGCTGGCTGATCAGCACGGTCGACCAGCAGTTCCCCGACCTGCGTGCCCGCGTAACGCGCCTGGAGAACGGCCCGCCCGTTGGCTACCCGGTGCAGTTCCGGGTCACCGGCGAACATATCGAGAAAGCCCGTGCCTTGGCCCGCGAAGTGGCGGACAAGGTGCGCGAGAACCCGCATGTGGTCAATGTGCACCTGGACTGGGAAGAGCCGAGCAAGGCGGTCTTCCTGGAGATCGATCAGGACCGCGCACGCGCCTTGGGCGTGAGCACCGCGCAGCTGTCGAGCTTCCTGCAGAGTTCGCTGACCGGCACCACGGTCAGCCAGTACCGCGAGGACAACGAACTGATCGAGATCCTCTTGCGCGGCACCCAGCAGGAGCGTGGCGAGCTGGGTAACCTCGGCAGCCTGGCGCTGCCCACCAACAACGGCCAGAGCGTGGCGCTGTCGCAGGTGGCCATGCTGGAATACGGCTTCGAGGAAGGCATCATCTGGCACCGCAACCGCTTGCCGACGGTGACCGTGCGCGCCGACATCTATGACAAGGAGCAGCCGGCGACGCTGGTGAAGCAGATCCTGCCGACCTTGCAGGAGATCAAAGCCAAGCTGCCGGATGGCTACCTGCTGGAAGTGGGCGGCACGGTTGAGGACTCGGAGCGCGGGCAGAAGTCGGTGAACGCCGGCATGCCGCTGTTCGTCGTGGTGGTGCTGAGCCTGCTGATGATCCAGCTGCGCAGCTTCTCGCGCACGGTGATGGTGTTCCTCACCGCGCCGTTGGGGCTGATCGGCGTGACCTTGTTCCTGCTGGTGTTCCGCCAGCCGTTCGGTTTCGTCGCCATGCTCGGCACCATTGCCCTGGCGGGGATGATCATGCGCAACTCGGTAATCCTCGTGGACCAGATCGAGCAGGATATTGCCTCGGGGCTGGACCGTTGGCAGGCAATCATCGAGGCCACGGTGCGGCGCTTCCGGCCAATCGTGCTGACCGCGCTGGCAGCGGTGCTGGCGATGATTCCGTTGTCGCGGAGCGTGTTCTATGGGCCGATGGCGGTGGCGATCATGGGTGGGTTGATCGTGGCCACGGCGCTGACCCTGCTGTTCCTGCCGGCGCTATATGCGGCTTGGTTCAGGGTGAAGCAGCAATGA
- a CDS encoding TetR/AcrR family transcriptional regulator: MRIPMSNDAPIGPGRPKDLAKRGAILEAAKALFLSLGYANTSMDAVAAAAGVSKLTVYSHFTDKQTLFGSAVMATCQNQLPDLMFEYPEGAAVEEVLLNIGRSFQALISSDEAVKLSRLIMALGSQDPGFGEYFYEAGPKRVLAGMEALLRGIDERGLLRIANPLQAAEHFFCLIKGAPDYRLLLGCAGPLEGDEAEVHVREVVGLFIRAFKA; encoded by the coding sequence ATGCGGATTCCAATGTCCAACGACGCACCCATCGGCCCGGGCCGGCCCAAGGACCTGGCCAAGCGCGGGGCCATCCTCGAAGCCGCCAAGGCCCTGTTCCTCAGCCTTGGCTATGCCAACACCAGCATGGATGCGGTCGCTGCGGCGGCAGGTGTTTCAAAGCTCACGGTCTACAGCCACTTCACCGACAAGCAGACGCTGTTCGGCTCGGCGGTCATGGCGACCTGCCAGAACCAATTGCCCGATCTGATGTTCGAGTACCCCGAAGGGGCTGCGGTGGAGGAGGTGCTGCTGAACATCGGCCGCAGCTTCCAGGCGCTGATCAGCAGCGACGAGGCGGTGAAGTTGAGCCGCCTGATCATGGCGCTGGGCAGCCAGGACCCTGGGTTTGGCGAGTACTTCTATGAAGCCGGGCCCAAGCGGGTGCTGGCGGGGATGGAAGCGTTGCTGCGCGGGATCGACGAGCGCGGGCTGTTGCGGATTGCCAATCCGTTGCAAGCAGCCGAGCACTTCTTCTGCCTGATCAAGGGCGCGCCGGATTACCGGCTGTTGCTGGGGTGTGCCGGGCCGCTGGAGGGGGATGAGGCCGAGGTCCATGTGCGCGAGGTGGTAGGGTTGTTTATCCGGGCCTTCAAGGCCTGA
- the tsaB gene encoding tRNA (adenosine(37)-N6)-threonylcarbamoyltransferase complex dimerization subunit type 1 TsaB produces MTTLLALDTATEACSVALLHDGKVTSHYEVIPRMHAQKLLPMIKQLLAESGVALNALDAIAFGRGPGAFTGVRIAIGVVQGLAFALERPVLPVSNLAALAQGALREHGVQQVAAAIDARMDEVYWGCYKAEAGEMRLQGLEAVLPPERVAVPEGSSGDWYGAGTGWGYAERLAVQASASNPAALPNALDILSLASFAWARGEAIVAEQAQPVYLRDNVATPKAR; encoded by the coding sequence ATGACCACCTTGCTGGCCCTGGATACCGCCACCGAAGCCTGTTCCGTTGCGCTGCTGCATGACGGCAAGGTAACCAGCCATTACGAGGTGATCCCGCGCATGCATGCGCAGAAGCTGCTGCCGATGATCAAGCAGCTGCTGGCGGAATCCGGCGTGGCGTTGAATGCACTGGATGCCATCGCCTTCGGCCGCGGCCCGGGCGCGTTCACAGGGGTGCGCATCGCCATCGGTGTGGTGCAGGGCCTGGCTTTTGCGCTGGAGCGCCCGGTACTGCCGGTGTCCAATCTGGCCGCGCTGGCCCAGGGCGCATTGCGCGAGCACGGCGTGCAACAGGTGGCCGCAGCCATCGATGCGCGCATGGATGAGGTGTACTGGGGTTGCTACAAGGCCGAAGCCGGCGAAATGCGCCTGCAGGGCCTGGAAGCCGTGCTGCCGCCTGAGCGCGTTGCAGTCCCGGAAGGCAGCAGCGGTGACTGGTACGGTGCCGGTACCGGCTGGGGCTATGCCGAGCGCCTGGCGGTACAGGCCAGTGCCAGCAACCCTGCGGCACTGCCCAACGCGCTGGACATTCTCAGCCTGGCCAGCTTCGCCTGGGCCCGTGGCGAGGCAATCGTCGCCGAACAGGCGCAACCGGTTTACTTGCGCGATAATGTAGCTACACCCAAGGCGCGCTGA
- a CDS encoding DUF72 domain-containing protein, translating into MNPSSLPYFLGCPSWSENAWRDYLYPADASTNEMLGYYSQVFNAVEGNTTFYARPAPGTIARWAQVMPAHFRFTAKFPSDISHEGDLRDQLEAASDFTRLMAPLGQRVSPYWLQLPGKFSPARLGELCHFLDEIGVPVAVEVRNQAFFAKGEEERLLNRLLHERGVERICLDPRALFSCNSRDPAVLHAQSKKPKVPPRPAAFSQHPQVRFIGHPELAANETFLTPWVDKVAAWIEEGRSPYVFLHTSDNRLAAALAQRFHQRLMARLPGLAALPELPRAPEVEQLGLL; encoded by the coding sequence ATGAATCCATCTTCCCTGCCTTATTTCTTGGGTTGCCCGTCCTGGAGCGAGAACGCCTGGCGCGACTACCTGTATCCCGCCGATGCCAGTACCAATGAAATGCTTGGCTACTACAGCCAGGTATTCAACGCCGTCGAGGGCAACACCACGTTCTATGCACGCCCCGCGCCCGGCACCATCGCCCGCTGGGCGCAGGTCATGCCCGCGCACTTTCGTTTCACTGCCAAGTTTCCCAGTGATATCAGCCATGAGGGTGATCTGCGTGATCAGCTTGAAGCGGCCTCCGACTTCACCCGCCTGATGGCCCCGCTGGGCCAGCGCGTATCGCCGTACTGGCTGCAGTTGCCTGGCAAGTTCAGCCCCGCACGACTGGGCGAGCTGTGCCACTTCCTCGACGAAATCGGCGTGCCAGTGGCCGTAGAGGTGCGCAACCAGGCGTTCTTCGCCAAGGGCGAGGAAGAACGGCTGCTCAATCGCCTGCTGCACGAGCGCGGCGTGGAGCGCATCTGCCTCGACCCCCGCGCCCTGTTCAGTTGCAATTCACGTGACCCCGCCGTGCTGCACGCACAGTCGAAAAAGCCCAAGGTGCCCCCGCGCCCCGCTGCCTTCAGCCAGCACCCGCAGGTGCGCTTCATCGGCCATCCGGAACTGGCGGCCAACGAAACCTTCCTTACCCCCTGGGTCGACAAGGTTGCCGCCTGGATCGAGGAGGGGCGCAGCCCTTACGTGTTCCTGCACACGTCCGACAACCGCCTGGCTGCCGCGCTGGCCCAGCGTTTCCACCAACGGCTGATGGCGCGTCTGCCTGGCCTGGCGGCATTACCGGAATTGCCGCGCGCCCCCGAGGTCGAACAACTGGGGCTACTCTGA
- a CDS encoding isocitrate lyase/PEP mutase family protein — MDVQTLRAEAFKALHERDGAFVIPNPWDAGSAKLLASLGFEALATTSAGLAFSLGRPDAEGALSLDETLDNAGVIVDATALPVAADLENGFGDLPEDCGQTILRAAEAGLVGGSIEDASGRADAPIYDFELAVARVRAAVQAARSLPFPFTLCARAENLLHGRMDLDDTILRLQAFAEAGADVLYAPGLRSVDEVRAVVQAVAPKPVNVLMGLAGVPLSVNQLQDLGVRRISVGSSLARAALGAFQRAALEIRDQGTFSYGEQALPFAQLNDLFRR; from the coding sequence ATGGATGTACAGACCCTGCGAGCCGAAGCCTTCAAGGCACTGCATGAGCGTGATGGCGCCTTCGTCATTCCCAACCCCTGGGATGCCGGCTCCGCCAAGTTGCTGGCCAGCCTCGGCTTCGAAGCATTGGCCACCACCAGCGCAGGCCTGGCCTTCAGCCTCGGGCGGCCAGATGCCGAAGGCGCCTTGAGCCTGGATGAGACCCTGGATAACGCCGGGGTGATCGTCGATGCCACCGCTTTGCCGGTGGCCGCCGACCTGGAAAACGGCTTTGGTGACCTGCCCGAGGACTGCGGGCAGACCATCTTGCGTGCCGCCGAAGCGGGGCTGGTTGGCGGATCGATCGAGGATGCCAGCGGCCGCGCCGACGCGCCGATCTATGACTTCGAACTGGCTGTGGCGCGAGTGCGGGCTGCAGTGCAGGCCGCCCGCAGCCTGCCATTCCCGTTCACCCTGTGTGCCCGTGCGGAAAACCTGCTGCACGGGCGCATGGACCTGGACGACACCATCCTGCGCCTGCAGGCCTTTGCCGAGGCCGGTGCCGACGTGCTCTATGCGCCGGGGCTGCGCAGTGTCGATGAGGTGCGTGCGGTGGTGCAGGCGGTGGCGCCGAAACCGGTCAACGTGCTGATGGGCCTGGCGGGTGTGCCGTTGAGTGTCAACCAGTTGCAGGACCTGGGGGTGCGCCGCATCAGTGTCGGCTCGTCACTGGCTCGGGCAGCGCTGGGCGCGTTCCAGCGTGCGGCCCTTGAGATTCGTGATCAGGGCACCTTCAGCTACGGCGAGCAGGCCTTGCCGTTCGCCCAGCTCAACGACCTGTTCCGCCGCTGA
- the adk gene encoding adenylate kinase produces the protein MRVILLGAPGAGKGTQAKFITEKFGIPQISTGDMLRAAVKAGTPLGLELKKVMDAGQLVSDELIISLVKERIAQPDCANGCLFDGFPRTIPQAEAMVAAGVDIDAVVEIAVDDEEIVGRMAGRRVHLASGRTYHIQYNPPKVEGKDDVTGEDLIQRDDDKEETVRHRLSVYHSQTKPLVDFYQKLSAANAGKPKYSHIEGVGSVESITAKVLAALS, from the coding sequence ATGCGCGTAATTCTGCTGGGAGCTCCCGGGGCCGGTAAAGGTACTCAGGCAAAGTTCATCACCGAGAAGTTCGGTATTCCACAGATCTCCACCGGTGACATGCTGCGTGCCGCCGTCAAGGCCGGTACCCCACTGGGCCTGGAGCTGAAGAAAGTCATGGATGCCGGCCAGCTGGTCTCCGACGAGCTGATCATCAGCCTGGTCAAGGAGCGCATCGCCCAGCCGGATTGCGCCAATGGCTGCCTGTTCGACGGCTTCCCGCGCACCATTCCGCAAGCTGAAGCCATGGTTGCCGCCGGTGTCGACATCGACGCCGTGGTCGAAATCGCCGTCGACGACGAAGAAATTGTCGGCCGTATGGCGGGCCGCCGCGTGCACCTGGCCTCGGGCCGCACCTACCACATTCAGTACAACCCGCCGAAAGTGGAAGGCAAGGACGACGTCACCGGCGAAGACCTGATCCAGCGCGATGACGACAAGGAAGAAACCGTGCGTCACCGCCTGTCGGTCTACCACAGCCAGACCAAGCCACTGGTGGACTTCTACCAGAAGCTGTCGGCCGCCAACGCCGGCAAGCCGAAGTACAGCCACATCGAAGGTGTCGGCTCGGTCGAGTCGATCACCGCCAAGGTGCTGGCAGCGCTGAGCTGA